From the Entelurus aequoreus isolate RoL-2023_Sb linkage group LG13, RoL_Eaeq_v1.1, whole genome shotgun sequence genome, the window atatatatatatatgtatgtatatatgtacatatgtagacacacatatatatatatatatatatatatatatatatatatatatatatatatatatatatatatatatatatatatatatatatatatatatatatgtatgtatatatgtacatatgtagacacacatatatatatatatatatatatatatatatatatatatatatatatatatatatatatatatatatatatatatatatatatatatatatatatatatatatatatgtatgtatatatgtacatatgtagacacacaaatatgtatatatatatataaaccccgtttccatatgagttgggaaattgtgttagatgtaaatataaacggaatacaatgatttgcaaatcattttcaacccatattcagttgaatatgctacaaagacaacatattagatgtttaaactgataaactttttattttttgcaaataatcattaactttagaatttgatgccagcaacacgtgacaaagaagttgggaaaggtggcaataaatactgataaagttgaggaatgctcatcaaacacttatttggaacatcccacaggtgaacaggcaaattgggaacaggtcggtgccatgattgggtataaaagtagattccatgaaatgctcagtcattcacaaacaaggatggggcgagggtcaccactttgtcaacaaatgtgtgagcaaattgttgaacagtttaagaaaaacctttctcaaccagctattgcaaggaatttagggatttcaccatccacggtccgtaatatcatcaaagggttcagagaatctggagaaatcactgcacgtaagcagctaagcccgtgaccttcgatcccttaggctgtactgcatcaacaagcaacatcagtgtgtaaaggatatcaccacatgggctcaggaacacttcagaaacccactgtcagcaactacagttggtcgctacatctgtaagtgcaagttaaaactctcctatgcaaggcgaaaacagtttatcaacaacacccagaaacgccgtcggcttcgctgggcctgagctcatctaagatcaggggtctcaaactcaatttacctgggagccactggatgcagaaactgggtgaggctgggccgcaagaaaagatttcttaaaaaaaatctaacatgcactttttaatgaattcaccttctttgaatggctttcccgccctagcaaccatctcactcaccatgtagctagctttgactgctgcatcgctctttttgcttgctttcttgacggaatctcatctccctggtattttgcatactctatAGCATGTCTAgatgtataatgacgtttcaagtTGTATTTgctgtgcaccgcaactttctctgtatcaactacagaaaagagctataaggattattcataaagtagattacttagaacacactaacatataatttattaattcgggtttattgaaattacaggagctagtaaagttacagacattatgtgtcatgtttaaggctgaaagtaaaacattaccagcaaatttaccgccgtggagtttacagtcacggtagcacaattagccccgaacgggctaacatcaccgcTAACGTGTTACAcctctgattcgcccagcgactctctgtcagagtatcagcgctggggtccagtgcaccacactattgtattgtcgctcgctccttcggcggagttcTTTGGAAGttttccccgcccggactgtttacaacgggggcgggagcgagcaggcgggcgagcgagggagggagggaagaagagcgtgtgtgtgtgtcgtggaaaagcggcaaaatgtttctctgcttgcatcacgcaagtgacgtcaatgcatacttgccaaccttgagacctccgaattcgggagatggggttgaggtgggcggggttgggggtagcgggggtgtttttgtagcccggaagagttagggctgcaaaggattctgggtatatgttctgttgtgtttatgttgtgtttatgtgtggatgttctcccgaaatgtgtttgtcattcttgtttggtgtgggttcacagtgtggcgcatatttgtaacagtgttaaaaaatatataaaatacaatatgaccaccctcagtgtgacatgtatggctgttcctcaagtatgccttgcaataCCTAATGTGTGTCAGCagcagcctcatacaacatgtgtgtgggccggcacgctgttagtatggagaaaaagaagatgctgtgacaggttctagaggacactaaaggcagtgccatcacagcacgccctcgatattgtcgagagccttaaaccacaccatgattggtagattccttcagttccgcacacagcgctgtcaagtgccattcatttaaaactcacggaccgcactaacattaaactgtcatattaaggtgggggctgcacaataacgtctcgtgggccgcaattggcccgcgggccgcatgtttgagaccgctgtctaagatggactgatacaaagtggaaaagtgttctgtggtctgacgagtccacatttcaattgttttaggaaactgtggacgtcgtgtcctccggaccaaagaggaagagaaccatccggattgttataggcgcaaagttgaaaagccagcatctgtgatggtatgggggtgtattagtgcccaagacatgggtaacttacacatctgtgaaggcgccattaatgctgaaaggtacatacaggttttggagcaacatatgttgccatccaagcaacgttaccatggttgGTCGttaccctgcttatttcagcaagacaatgccaagccacgtgttacatcaacgtggcttcatagtaaaagagtgcgggtactagactggcctgcctgtagcccagacctgtcacccattgaaaatgtgtggcgcattatgaagcctaaaataccacaacggagacccccggactgttgaacaacttaagctgtacatcaagcaagaatgggaaataattccacctgagaagcttaaaaaatgtgtctcctcagttcccaaacgtttactgagtgttgttaaaaggaaaggccatgtaacacagtggtgaacatgccctttcccaactactttggtacATGTTGcatccatgaaattctaagttaattattatttgcaaaaaataataaagtttataagtttgaacatgaaatatcttgtctttgtagtgcattcaattgaatatgggttgaaaagcatttgcaaatcatcgtattccgtttatatttacatctaacacaatttcccaactcatatggaaacggggtttgtatatacatacatatgtatgtgtatatatatacacatatatatgtatgtatatatgtacatatgtgtatatatatgtgtgtgtatatatatatgtgtatttatatatatatatatatacacatatatatatatgtacatatatatatatatatatatatatatatatatatatatatatatatatatatatatatatatatatatatatatatatatatatatacacaaaaacacacacgtaCGCATGCACACCAGGCCTCAGACACATTGTTACTACTACAATGTGGTtattgagtcaaaataattgtctGTCTTGACTCTTTGCTCACACAAAGTGAGACATGACTAatggaaattaaaaaataattatattcatCTATGATTATTCCAACTGAATCCACAGCACATCTGTAATTACTACAATTAAAATGTTAAATACTTTGTAATTCCTAAAAATAAGGTATATTGTATGTAAACATTGCAGTTAACAAATGTTTTAATTTCCTGTCTTGTAGTGtgctacaatcaatcaatcatccagtAATTATTATGTACCTTTTAAGCAGAAAGCCTTTGGATGGAAGGAAGAACATACTCTTAAAAGCCTTCAGAGGAGCAGCCCCAAAGATAAATCTTACCCTGCATCTGTGCCACATTGCAATGATTTCATGGCCTCTAATGATGACATTTATTCACTTGATGTCAAGACCGACCCACTGAAGACAACATCAGACCAGacaaagaaaaatgtcaaaggtGGGATTGCTGCCATTGACTCTGATGGAAGTAGAAATGATTTTCATACATCACAAAGTAAGAAATTCATACTATAAAATGATGACAGATGATGACAGCATTTTGCAAGAGGAGTCTATAACACTTAACATTGTCCTTTCCCCTGTTTCAGACAACTTAACGTTTTTGGGGGGCCCAGCAATGCCAATCAGTGAAAGCCCAACAGCAAGTCTTACACAGTCTGAAGAAAACAATGAAGGGTCACAAGAAGAATATAAGAACTCCGGCATAATAttaagtaatagtaataataatcaaGAAAGATCTACCGACCGTAAATCCCGACTGGATCACATGAAAAGACAAAAGGGCAGACCTGCAGTTGATGGTGAAACAAGGACAAGCGATTCAAATATAGTAATTCCACATTCTGCAACAAGAGCTTTAATTTGTGTGAGCGAAGCAAGGCAACACAGCTCTTCAGTGGAAATTTTTCAGTGCAGAAACCAATCAAACCAGGACCATGGGATTTTGAAATCTCCACAAAGAATCCAAAAACCTAAACCTCTTCTTAATGACTCAGCAAGGAAGGCGTTAATTATCCGTAGCAAGAGTGCAGATGGAGCAGCAGAAAGGCATAAACGTGTTCATTCTCCTCTACATCAGAATCTTATAAGGGCTCACAAATCCAAAGGACACTCCAATGCACCTGGACACAGTGCTTCAAACAAAATGTCAAATTATGCTAAACTGCATGGGTCAAGTCCTGAAGTTGAAAATGATGGAAATATTGCACAATCTAGTTGCAAGTCTCTGGAGCGTATACAACAGCCTTCTCCTCTTGCTTCACCTGTTAAACATTATTTAGCATCAAAGCCTCTTGTGGGTGATGATTGTTCTAAAAATCTATCGATAGAGTTGCAATTAGCCAGAGCTCCATCTAGCAGTGACTGTGTTCAAAAAAGGACCTATGATAATTTACCCTGTGCCCCTAAACAACCTCAAAAACTGCTTTCTGATGTTCTTTCTTCAGAACATCTTTCTAAATTGCCACCGACACCCCCCGGTCGGACAACTTCACTTCTGCGTAGAACTGCTTCTCACTCTGTATGCACTAATCCATCTGCAGTTCAGTCTCAGAATGAAAAGACAATATACAGCAACACTGCACAGAACAATCAATACTTACCCACGCAATTGGATTTTGAAATATGTTATGCTAAAAAAGAGGCCCCTGCACATGTCTTCAAAACTCACTCATCAAGGATGTCAGTCATTCCAGTTCAAGACGCACTGGAATCAGCCACGTTATCAGATGAGAGAACAGTGATATGTCGCAGTGGAGATATTTCTGCTACAATATTACCAGGTCAGAATATCTTACACAGATTTCAGGAGAGCATTAGTGAGCCAAAACTTTCCGAAGTTATGCCTCAGACCCTTCCAAATACCTACTACCCCAGTGTCACTAATAACTGTCAGAGTTCCACATCCAGTTTTGTAGAAATCCCTCTTAATGTAAAATTTCATGATTCAATTGACAAAGATGACATAAACCCGTCTATTAAAGGCATCCAGACATTTCAAACTTATATTCGTGATCCGATGACCAATGAATATGGAGCTCATAACAAAGCCCAAAGCAAGATTGAGACTCGCTGTAATTCTCTGAATTCTGAGCCTTGTGGTCCTCACATTACTTCAGACAGTGGCGTGATGTTAGATTGGGGCTTTGATGAGGAAGGCTGGCTGTTCAAACGGTCAGTCTCTGTGTCAGACAGACCCCCACTTAAGCCAGTATTGGGCATGAATGGGGCCAAAGTTCGAAGCAAGAGCTTTGGTGCACGCTACATGGATAGACTGAGCTTTAACCGATCTGGGAAACTCCGCACCCAAATCAAAACACACTCAGGGAGCTCCTTGAACTCTTTTGTTGATGTACTACCAGAAAGTATGAACTGCTCCAGTAGCTATAATTTCCCAATGAACCAATCTCTTTTGAACCACTTCCTAATTGAAGAAGGCCTGGCAGTTCCTTCACATGTGGGGTTGTCAAGTGAAAGACTTCATAGTCTCAAACACCAACGTGAACAGGCAAGACGCCTTCAGATTGAGCAACAATTTTCAAACGCATTTGGGGAACTGGTCTGTGAAGAACCGGAGAGACAAAGTACAATCACCACGATAGAAGAGAAGGTCATGCTGGGCATAGAAGAGAATTTGCAAAAGTCTCAGGAACAGGAGAGAAGCAGTGAAATGAAGCAAAGTTCTCCTTCAACCCTGGCCAGCTGGTTTGGTTTCCGTAAGGGTAAGTTTCCTGTTCCAAGCAGCAAGAAGACCGATGCACCAAAGTTAAAAGAAGACCGAAAGGATCAAAGGATTACATCACTTCTCGGAGGAAAGCAGACAAAAATTGACAAAAAGAAGGACAGGAAAAAAAGCGATAGAAAAGACTGGTAAGAAAGGGACATACATTGTTAGCATGCAGCAATAACAGCTTGTAATTTAGAGAATAGTTTCAGGTGCAAGGCAAGGCAAGCAAGTTTTCAAAGATCAGAGTTATTAGTTAAagctttttattagtatttattcaaTGACATAGTATGctgactattgactttgtttcagTTCTGTAGGAAGGAGAAAGTCACATGATGCTGTACGGGCATGCATATCTTTACCCTGCCCTGGAGTTCCCCTTAACGAGACACCAGGGCAAAATGATTTGATCATTGGGGACGCACAGGTGAATTAACACAGATTCCACCTTTTGGCTTTGACTTGATTATTCTTTCCACTTTTTACTCCACTTTTAAGTTAACTGCTTGCAAAGAGGGAACAACAAAGAATAGATTTCTAAAAAGAAAAGCTTGTCTGTTGAAAGTCAAATGATCGACATTGCACACAAAGGAAATGGTTGATTGTCATGATGCAGATGATGAACCAGAGACCTGATGGTGAAAATGGATCCCTCACAAAGACCCCCAACCAGGATGCTGTTGTAGGTAAGATTTGTTTGCTACTTTCTATTTAAATCTGTTGCTGACTGCAAATGCTATCActctaaattatatttatttccaAAAAAGCCACCCAAGTTCATAGTAGCAATGTCTGCTCATATTATTGAGAGTTTGTTTAGGTTTACACTTTACAGTTTGCAGAAGTGAAGaacaaatatgaaaaatatcacagtcataaaatacattaatattTTTAGATCAATGACTAATGCACATTTTGtcagtgcatttttttttgtacTCGTGCCTCCGCATTTATGCAATGTTCTGAATGTTGTATTAATGGATgcattgtattgttattatttccCTACAAATGGTATTGGCGTTTATAGACTTTTGCCCACTTTCATGCTTATTTGTTAGCTGGTCCCCTCTTAAATATTTTGTGGCATTTAAGGATTCATTATGGAAGTGAAATGAAATGAGAAAGTAAAATAATGATAAATCATGCTAGCGGTCCGATTTAAGACCTATATTGCAAACCCACATCATTTAAACAAGGTTATATAGCTCTGTGTGGATTAGGGGTCATGTGTCAACACCTAATATTCTAAACACCTCCCAAGAAAATGTCAACTCTTAAGATGAACTGTGATTACAACAGGAGGCACTTTGGAAGAACTGTTGGTGTATTCATGTGTAGTTCTATTGGGGAGATCTAATTACCAAGTCTAATTAGATCTCAAGTCAATGACTACTTTTCCATGCACCAAATTAGTGTGATTTCTcagttgttttttgtattttcacacgtaCACGTGAAATCACAAATTCCAGGTACTCTAATGCGACTAATGGTCATACGCTGTGTGCCTTCTGTACACTAGGGGGCACTTTTTTGCATGGAATAATGTGTTGCTTATCCGGTTGACCAATGACGTCACACCCAAACAAGGTGTCTTTGTGGCTCCTCAAAAATCGCTCTTTAATGATTGCAGACTTGGCCGAGTCAACAGCCCAGTTTTTGTTGTACCTGATGTCcggtgtaatattggcacagtTTAAATAATGCTATGTTTTTGACGGCCATGTTGATTTTTAAATAGCAGGCAACGTTGATAAATGATCCTATATTGCGCCACGAACATGACACTACGACCAAGAGGTTCTCGGAATTGCTTAATGCGAATCCAAAGCGAAGACTGGTGGAAGAGAGTTGTTTTGAAGAAATGTTTGGACTAAGAATGGAAAGAAAACTTTCGACTGTCTCGAAGTTCATTCAGTAAGCTCTGCAGATCGATGGAAGAAATTATATGTCCGATGGAAAATACCGTTTGTGCCCCGATACTGCTTCAGATGAGGGTTGCTCTTTTTCTGTGCAAGCTTGCTTATGTGCTTCTTTGCCTTGCAATATACCCGCTTCATTCTCTTCCATCTCACTCGTATTTGATCTGGAGTCCGAATAAAGCTGGCATTCTCCACTGCAGCTCCATCAACTAAATCCATTTTTCTGCCTTCTGGTTacggctgggtgatatggcctttttttaatatcgcaatattttaaggccatatcgtgatacacaatatatatctcaatattttgccttagccttgaatgaacacttgatgcatataatcacagcagtatgaggattctatgtgtctacattaaaacattgctctcatactgcattaatatatgctacttttaaactttcgtgcagagaaggaaatcacaactaaaaaaatcacaatttttttcatacggtgttgatctggaaatgtttgcctcggcattttcaaggtgtggcaccgaacggagatgttgacatgcggagtgagcactcttcgttctctagcaggtgacttttcaaatgatgctacatattagcagtaatgctactttttatagcaacgcttttgccccaaacttgacaaattacggttgtctgttcgacatatttccacttgaagccaaaccaccgccagacgatggaccccctgctgtttttttggggagttaattcttccttcttttgttaccagattcgcaccttctctctctcgtattaccactcgcacggctgcgctagcatcacagctaacgttacccatgctgctacctcacTGCTCCGCGAgggtgtatacgtatgtgacgtatgacatgacagtatgtgacgtatgtaagaaggtgcgcttgtctgtctgtgagaaggagacacaggaaagagtgagGGGAGCCTgtggtgtaatgccagcagctaaaagcaactgcgtgagaatgtatactcgaatatcacgatatagtcattttctatatcgcacagagacaaacccgcgatatatcgagtatatcgatatatcgcccagccctacttctggTGTTTCCTTATTTACAGAACGCAGTTAATTGATCACTTCGTTCCAACCCAAAATGGCAAGAAGTGCGATACATATAcgaatatattaaatataaaatacgcTAAATGTGTATTTCAATGTCATCACATGTACATTCATTATCACTGTGATGGACACACGGAATACCATATGTGTAATAAACCAGTGGTTCAAGTGGGCTCTATGAAATTGGCTATTTTCTCTTATACTACCAatctacatgtacagtatatattatactgCATTACACTACACAAGTAAAATAGTCACCTGACTGCATAATACTATACTACTAAGTTGCTTAACCCAggaaaacattgttattattGCATATGTGTTGTTACTTGACTTCATAAATATATCTCTCATTATcaaaaggtgtatttataatccCAGAAAATACAGCACAGGCTACACTAAAATTATGTTCAGTGCCACTTCAACCATGGTTACCTAGCTGTTGGAGCTCTGCTCTTGTCCCTCAGTTGTCTGATTCCATCAGCCACTTCAAGTGTTCTTCTTGTGCCACAGGGTCTGGCTGCAAAATGCACACTTTGGACAGTGGAATTGGGACCATACCCCATACGGAAACTTgtttcttcttctcctccatccTGCACTTCTTCCCCAAGTCTACACCAGAACAGTCTCTCAGTTCTTCCAGTGTCCCTGACTCCCACAGTGAGGAGGTCTCTCCATCACCATTATTCCGATGGTGAATACCATCCACTTTTAAGGATAGCAGCCATGCAAGAGTGTCCCCTTCTCTGTCTGACACCTCCatgaccaacgttccctctaaggtgcgcgcctgtgcaattgcgcactgctcaagcatcctctgcgcacggcaaatatatgccgcgcacaaaatcaaagcgcataacaattttcgacacacggacacgacagagaaaacagttttcgtcatcattgttcaaatattgtaacgtctgtcgagacgctttgaggacatgaattccatccatcactttactgagcaaaagtcTTTATTgttcggccataaacacatcaccaaaacattagtaaaaaaaattatatctagcaaaactgttcattttctgcagtacaaaccagaccaaaatcaactttgttatatcaacagcagccgctcgctctttcttatttgcgccaacacatgcacatatggcacttagccagtgatgcatttacagacacacaaaaagtcggacaactccaacaccacacataaagtgtcattccagttCGTtaaactatgatttaccaatcaaatgtgtgcttattctagtgtcatttattaggaatcttaatttataaatattaatcatgaaatgctgttagtatattaaatgaatactaataaaaatatattttttacaaacaggaagttgcaggaatgtacacatgatcccctgcttacatctcattgtgcaacatgtgaatgttttaatgggaactaaatgcaatgtctgaaaggggttcaaattatttccaaagcaggacctccacccagacaaacaatacaagtacacagttcatgaaaaacaatattttttgttattgtctttgtaagtgggcctaaacactgcTGTCATTTGTGTTGACAGCAGTGTCAACACActgctgtctatctgtgttggccctgcgatgaggtggggacttgtccaaggctcaaaaaatgtatacttactaattaataataacagttttgttttaaacatccatccatccatccattttacaatataattacaacactttatgtacatatttatatacagatttgaacaatacgttatttactgaaatatatttattaattgtggttcttacaaaaaatatatcttataaaatataaaagctaatatgtctcttaaagctctgcccctttaattagtgcatactaaataatttaactttagcctactactaggggcggcatggcgtagtgggtagagcgcccgtgtcagaaacctgagggttgcaggttcgctccccgcctcttaccatgccgttgtgtccttgggcaggacacttcacccttgcccccggtgccgctcacaccggtgaatgaatgttgaatgaatgataggtgctggtcggaggggccgtaggcgcaaattggcagccacgcttccgtcagtctaccccagggcagctgtggctacgaaagtagcttaccaccacaaggtgtgaatgaatgatgggtttttaacatgtaaagcgactttgggtacttagaaaagcgctatataaatcccaggtattattattattattattattattgtgcagctgggataggctccagcgaccccgaaagggacaagcggtagaaaattgatggatggatggagattgatcttgttatttagtcaggtttgggacaggtgtgctgctggtgtagccacagtgtggacgtctgatgttgctcacatgggctccactgaatgctcagggagtttttgcgtttgctcacacacatgaaaaattagagggaacattgtccaTGACCCATATTTAGTCAGTGCCTTTCCCCACTGTGGCCTTCCTCCAGCCCATGCAACCCCAACCTGAACCTATTGTGACTTCTACCTGTGTGTGTGGTAAACAGATCAGATCCCCAAAAGCACCACAAGGTAAAGTCAAGCTGCCAGACCCGTGATGATAAAATGTAGAAATAGCTATGAGGGTACGATGATCCAAATATGTGTGTGTCAGCTTGGACAGAGGATTCttgtctgtccatcgtctgtcgtTGCAACGGCGTCACTGATCCTGTAGCAGTGTGTTAGGGGCCCccagttttgacggtggaatgcaatgattggtgttcatagctgtcaatcacaaacaGCTCAGCTTCGTCTAGTGATTTAGTGCGGGGTCCCCACACTTTTTTGCACCACTGaccagtttaatgtaggcattattttcacggaccagctttccacgtgtggcagataaatactGCAAATATAAATGCATGAAACATAGAACTCACtacaacgctgaattagtgggagccctgggcttgtttctttgcaatgagatccccAGTAGGTTGATGGTAGTTtataccatcaacctgctggagactgcagatggaaatcagcctttggctacaatctgtcacatttatattttatatgttcattaatgtgcattgtatcatgtcacaaagttataacaaatggcaacttcctatgaggagtttcattgtacatctataaacaagcgtTTTGGtttgtttagtgggacaggcgaaagttaaggcagtcgtttataaattatttaatgtttctatgtggcgcggtagaaaatgaattacggccggtctctctctctctctctctctctctctct encodes:
- the LOC133663394 gene encoding uncharacterized protein LOC133663394 isoform X2, whose protein sequence is MYNSNIFLMTLGFTRLVTGGALIRSVWIVPKNWPIIILKTETVWPWKSGTTSPVSVMTKSDATLTGTADEEVMEEIVRTLLQTQDTLQFPKIDQLDLMKAYKDNLLEEMWKQQDSLAGPKAPEEEMSTSMEASGGLEENKNSNSLIEQLRALEAENSALSLENDNQRKQYERCLDEVANQVVQALLTQKDLKEECVKLRTRVFDLEQQNHRLRVLFQQQMRTSQNLIPKEVERNGKASIAAGRWPSLLSLICPRNIESGGEMLLSRTCSEYSSGSHTWTEGQRFSKQQKAFGWKEEHTLKSLQRSSPKDKSYPASVPHCNDFMASNDDIYSLDVKTDPLKTTSDQTKKNVKGGIAAIDSDGSRNDFHTSQNNLTFLGGPAMPISESPTASLTQSEENNEGSQEEYKNSGIILSNSNNNQERSTDRKSRLDHMKRQKGRPAVDGETRTSDSNIVIPHSATRALICVSEARQHSSSVEIFQCRNQSNQDHGILKSPQRIQKPKPLLNDSARKALIIRSKSADGAAERHKRVHSPLHQNLIRAHKSKGHSNAPGHSASNKMSNYAKLHGSSPEVENDGNIAQSSCKSLERIQQPSPLASPVKHYLASKPLVGDDCSKNLSIELQLARAPSSSDCVQKRTYDNLPCAPKQPQKLLSDVLSSEHLSKLPPTPPGRTTSLLRRTASHSVCTNPSAVQSQNEKTIYSNTAQNNQYLPTQLDFEICYAKKEAPAHVFKTHSSRMSVIPVQDALESATLSDERTVICRSGDISATILPGQNILHRFQESISEPKLSEVMPQTLPNTYYPSVTNNCQSSTSSFVEIPLNVKFHDSIDKDDINPSIKGIQTFQTYIRDPMTNEYGAHNKAQSKIETRCNSLNSEPCGPHITSDSGVMLDWGFDEEGWLFKRSVSVSDRPPLKPVLGMNGAKVRSKSFGARYMDRLSFNRSGKLRTQIKTHSGSSLNSFVDVLPESMNCSSSYNFPMNQSLLNHFLIEEGLAVPSHVGLSSERLHSLKHQREQARRLQIEQQFSNAFGELVCEEPERQSTITTIEEKVMLGIEENLQKSQEQERSSEMKQSSPSTLASWFGFRKGKFPVPSSKKTDAPKLKEDRKDQRITSLLGGKQTKIDKKKDRKKSDRKDCSVGRRKSHDAVRACISLPCPGVPLNETPGQNDLIIGDAQLTACKEGTTKNRFLKRKACLLKVK
- the LOC133663394 gene encoding uncharacterized protein LOC133663394 isoform X1; its protein translation is MYNSNIFLMTLGFTRLVTGGALIRSVWIVPKNWPIIILKTETVWPWKSGTTSPVSVMTKSDATLTGTADEEVMEEIVRTLLQTQDTLQFPKIDQLDLMKAYKDNLLEEMWKQQDSLAGPKAPEEEMSTSMEASGGLEENKNSNSLIEQLRALEAENSALSLENDNQRKQYERCLDEVANQVVQALLTQKDLKEECVKLRTRVFDLEQQNHRLRVLFQQQMRTSQNLIPKEVERNGKASIAAGRWPSLLSLICPRNIESGGEMLLSRTCSEYSSGSHTWTEGQRFSKQQKAFGWKEEHTLKSLQRSSPKDKSYPASVPHCNDFMASNDDIYSLDVKTDPLKTTSDQTKKNVKGGIAAIDSDGSRNDFHTSQNNLTFLGGPAMPISESPTASLTQSEENNEGSQEEYKNSGIILSNSNNNQERSTDRKSRLDHMKRQKGRPAVDGETRTSDSNIVIPHSATRALICVSEARQHSSSVEIFQCRNQSNQDHGILKSPQRIQKPKPLLNDSARKALIIRSKSADGAAERHKRVHSPLHQNLIRAHKSKGHSNAPGHSASNKMSNYAKLHGSSPEVENDGNIAQSSCKSLERIQQPSPLASPVKHYLASKPLVGDDCSKNLSIELQLARAPSSSDCVQKRTYDNLPCAPKQPQKLLSDVLSSEHLSKLPPTPPGRTTSLLRRTASHSVCTNPSAVQSQNEKTIYSNTAQNNQYLPTQLDFEICYAKKEAPAHVFKTHSSRMSVIPVQDALESATLSDERTVICRSGDISATILPGQNILHRFQESISEPKLSEVMPQTLPNTYYPSVTNNCQSSTSSFVEIPLNVKFHDSIDKDDINPSIKGIQTFQTYIRDPMTNEYGAHNKAQSKIETRCNSLNSEPCGPHITSDSGVMLDWGFDEEGWLFKRSVSVSDRPPLKPVLGMNGAKVRSKSFGARYMDRLSFNRSGKLRTQIKTHSGSSLNSFVDVLPESMNCSSSYNFPMNQSLLNHFLIEEGLAVPSHVGLSSERLHSLKHQREQARRLQIEQQFSNAFGELVCEEPERQSTITTIEEKVMLGIEENLQKSQEQERSSEMKQSSPSTLASWFGFRKGKFPVPSSKKTDAPKLKEDRKDQRITSLLGGKQTKIDKKKDRKKSDRKDCSVGRRKSHDAVRACISLPCPGVPLNETPGQNDLIIGDAQMMNQRPDGENGSLTKTPNQDAVVGSGCKMHTLDSGIGTIPHTETCFFFSSILHFFPKSTPEQSLSSSSVPDSHSEEVSPSPLFRW